A single window of Scylla paramamosain isolate STU-SP2022 chromosome 41, ASM3559412v1, whole genome shotgun sequence DNA harbors:
- the LOC135092961 gene encoding uncharacterized protein LOC135092961 has protein sequence MVVTKLPKICTPPPPPPPPLPPPPPSRDRPAACHPSPAPLRASAPPCDCVAVCVSVCVSDSAGAAPPHECPWRGVPGALRPSPDVATTESVVYVVVALPRPGAPPPGLQPPPVSGAMDAAPWRGVRDAFLRLWARRGDPRHAPQDKYDAPSSTSGETAAAGVATVTLAVEGQGSGGGGGGGDGECGVEAGVEVGGGEGGEGGEGEGEEGVCLAQDTLDTLIKNRGYHVRDHVPRRVLEHQVMANIRRRERIARILREEEAAHALIHAPATPPPPPPIVTRPAADRTQMISLLTKVWSGRGASVQERGTGEVEWAHSQFVLECVSEHNRFRALHDAPPLVLSEQLCLDAQSWANRLAHFGLLEYSTEHGRGENILTSTTKDILSGTAVVGAWYETGRNFKYNVPGPADLAQAGPFSQVVWQSTRSVGVGVARSSDGRTVVVARYWPPGNLGGAFGSNVKPPKGEVRARTPQGTPIVSRTRQEAKLYVKTALEPPGKAKRTDRDWLAGALRLPSVRKASAGGGSGGGGGRGGSGGEAGHTILGVGAGPGLAATLASCRNGAARTCRLVPVCCVPPPRRGEERWARPSTRPPSRLTRQPVSVMEASPAAHPEMLPLKLTPETPRRPRSALRPSPSPKMGVQAKLAGGGSPRVTGTSRFAGCGSPRCGSPRRSSPRRPGVSSRRSAPSRLRAGAGVAVATL, from the exons ATGGTTGTCACAAAGCTGCCGAAAATTTGT acgccgcctccgccgccgccgccgccactgccgccgccgccaccctcGCGTGACCGCCCCGCCGCTTGCCACCCGTCGCCCGCGCCGCTCCGCGCCTCGGCGCCGCCATGTGACtgtgtggcggtgtgtgtgagtgtgtgtgtgagtgacagtgctggcgcggcgcccccgCATGAGTGTCCGTGGCGCGGCGTGCCGGGGGCGCTGCGCCCCTCGCCTGACGTGGCTACCACAGAAAGCGTCGTCTATGTGGTGGTAGCGCTGCCTCGGCCGGGGGCGCCGCCCCCTGGCCTGCAGCCCCCGCCGGTGAGCGGGGCCATGGACGCCGCGCCCTGGCGGGGGGTGAGGGACGCCTTCCTCAGGCTGTGGGCGCGGCGCGGCGATCCCCGCCACGCCCCCCAGGACAAGTATGACgcgccctcctccacctccgggGAGACCGCCGCGGCGGGCGTGGCCACGGTCACGCTGGCGGTGGAGGGCCagggcagcggcggcggcggcggcggcggcgacggggAGTGCGGTGTGGAGGCGGGCGTGGAGGTGGGGGGCGGCGAGGGGGGCGAGGGGGGCGAGGGCGAGGGCGAGGAGGGCGTGTGTCTGGCGCAGGACACGCTGGACACGCTCATCAAGAACCGCGGCTACCACGTGCGTGACCACGTGCCGCGCCGCGTGCTCGAGCACCAGGTCATGGCCAACATCCGCCGCAGGGAGCGCATCGCCCGCATcctcagggaggaggaggccgccCATGCCCTCATCCACGCCCCCGCCACGCCCCCACCGCCCCCACCCATCGTAACGCGCCCCGCCGCCGACCGTACCCAGATGATTAGCCTGCTGAccaag GTATGGTCTGGGCGCGGGGCCAGCGTGCAGGAGCGGGGCACGGGCGAGGTGGAGTGGGCGCACAGTCAATTTGTACTGGAGTGTGTCAGTGAACATAACAGATTCAGGGCTTTGCATGATGCGCCGCCACTTGTCTTGTCTGAACAG CTGTGCCTGGACGCCCAGTCGTGGGCAAACAGACTAGCGCATTTTGGCCTTCTTGAGTACAGCACGGAGCACGGGCGTGGCGAAAACATATTGACCTCCACCACCAAGGACATCCTCTCAG gtACAGCAGTGGTGGGCGCGTGGTACGAGACAGGACGCAACTTTAAGTACAACGTGCCGGGCCCCGCGGACCTCGcccaggcag gGCCGTTCTCGCAGGTGGTGTGGCAGTCTACGCGGtccgtgggcgtgggcgtggcccGCAGCTCTGATGGGcgcacggtggtggtggcgcgctACTGGCCGCCCGGGAACTTGGGTGGCGCCTTCGGAAGCAACGTAAAGCCCCCGAAGGGCGAGGTGCGGGCGCGCACGCCACAGGGCACGCCAATAGTGTCACGCACCCGCCAGGAGGCCAAGCTGTACGTCAAGACGGCGCTGGAGCCCCCGGGGAAGGCCAAGCGCACCGACCGGGACTGGCTGGCCGGCGCCCTCAGGCTACCCTCTGTCAGGAAGGCGTCGgcgggcggcggcagcggcggcggcggtgggcgtggcggcagcggcggcgaggCGGGCCACACCATCCTGGGTGTGGGTGCGGGTCCTGGGCTGGCGGCAACCCTCGCCTCGTGCCGCAACGGCGCCGCCCGCACGTGCCGCCTGGTGCCCGTGTGCTGCGTGCCGCCCCCGCGCCGCGGCGAGGAGCGGTGGGCGCGCCCCAGCACGCGCCCGCCCTCGCGCCTCACTCGCCAGCCCGTGTCTGTGATGGAGGCGTCGCCCGCCGCCCACCCAGAGATGCTGCCGCTCAAACTCACGCCCGAGACCCCGCGGCGCCCCCGCTCCGCGCTGCGCCCCTCGCCTTCGCCCAAGATGGGCGTGCAGGCCAAGCTGGCGGGGGGCGGCTCCCCCAGGGTGACGGGCACCTCACGGTTCGCTGGATGCGGCTCCCCTCGCTGCGGCTCCCCGCGCCGCTCCTCCCCGCGGCGGCCCGGCGTGTCCTCGCGCCGCAGCGCGCCCTCGCGCCTGCGGGCGGGGGCGGGCGTGGCCGTGGCTACACTCTAG